The Rathayibacter caricis DSM 15933 genomic sequence GCGGCCCGCCGGCTCCGGCAGCAGCACGGTGCCGCCCCGCATCAGGCGGGCGGGCCAGTACCCGAAGCGGTCGCTCGGGTCGCCGGGGCCCACGATGAGGCCGGGCCGTGCGATCAGGAGCCGGTCGCCGAGCCGAGCGGTCGACGCCTGCTCGGCGAGCACCTTCGCGTGCGCGTAGTCGGAGGGGTCGGTCGGAGTCACGAGCTCCGCCGACTCGTCGGCACCGCGCTCGTCGGTGCGCGCGTAGACCGAGACGGAGGAGACCAGGGTCCAGTGCGCCGCTCTGTCCGCCAGGGCGCCGAGCGCTCCCTCGACGAGCGCGGGCGGAGCGGCCAGCTCGACGACCGCGTCCCAGTCGCCGCCGAGCCCGTCGTAGGCGCCGGGCTGCGAGCGGTCCGCGACGACGAGCCTCACGCCGTCGGGCACGGGTCCCGTCACTCCCCGAGCGAGGCAGACCACCTCCGCGCCACGCCGCGCCCAGGCCGACGCCGTTTCGCGGCCCAGCCATCCCGTCCCACCCAGCACCAGAATCCGTTGCACGTCCCCAGCTGAGCCGATGCGGACGGCGAGCGGAACACGTGTTCGCTCCGGGCGGCACTCCGATCCGCCGCGTGAGCCCGCCGTTCCGTAGCGTGCTCCTCGTTCCGTCGAGGGACGACTTCGATCCGTCAGGAACGGCGGTCGGTTCGCGGTCGGGACGACCGTCCGTGACGGGTGGGTCCGACCCGTCCGGAGGACGTCGATCCGTCGCGAACGGCCGTGGAGCCGCGATCCGCACGGCCACTCGCGACGGATCGATCGCGCTACTTCCCGGTCGGGCCGTAGAACGAGCTGATCTCGTCCAGCTCCATCTCGGCGGTCGTCTGGATCAGCTTCAGCAGCTCGGGATCCAGGCCCGGCGAGAACTCCTCGAAGCGCTCGGGCGCGATGACCGAGGGCACTCCCTCCGGAGCCTGCTCCTTCGACTCGAGGGTCGTGCCGTCGTTCGACGGCGAGGCGCCGCGGAAGATCTTCCCCGCCTCCGACGCGCCCTCGAGGTCGAACGTGTACTGCTTGCTCTGCAGCCCCAGGTCGACCAGCTTCTTGACCTCGGGGAACCTCTCGGCGTTCGTCT encodes the following:
- a CDS encoding NAD-dependent epimerase/dehydratase family protein, producing the protein MQRILVLGGTGWLGRETASAWARRGAEVVCLARGVTGPVPDGVRLVVADRSQPGAYDGLGGDWDAVVELAAPPALVEGALGALADRAAHWTLVSSVSVYARTDERGADESAELVTPTDPSDYAHAKVLAEQASTARLGDRLLIARPGLIVGPGDPSDRFGYWPARLMRGGTVLLPEPAGRWVQAIDVADLAEWIVSAGAGGLTGTVDAVGPSTPFEEFLAAVRSATGFDGEFAPRSDEWLREHGIDHWAGPRSLPLSLPRPDTAFARRSGAAYRASGGVFRPLSDTVERVLSDEIARGLGRARRSGLAREVEREALGAVHPDRVRHPSSLNE